One Ranitomeya variabilis isolate aRanVar5 chromosome 4, aRanVar5.hap1, whole genome shotgun sequence genomic window, gcggacacctgccgggctttgtggaatgttctccgggatgaatttattcccctacccacggagtacatatggatagaaattgcagaaaaattctgcagTGTGTGTGATTTCTCCAACTGTTTGggaatggaaagcacatacgcattatcaaacccgccagaactggattggagtacttcaactacaaaaaatatttttcttttgtgctcatggcaatagcaaatgcggactgtcgcttcatcaccatggacattggagcttttggccgtggcaatgacccacagactttcaagaactcggatatgggccgacgtgtgtatggcaaaaattttaattttccactgccacgacctctccccaacactcgaggcccaccgatgccatttcttatggttggggatgaggcctttcaaatgtgtgaaaacctactgaagccatattcctgtCGGCACATGAACCACACTAAaacgatttataactacagactgaccagggcccgaagaacagtagagtgtacctttgggatactagtctcaaaatggcgcatcctTGCGACAGCCAATAatttaaaaatggagacagtcaatgaggtggtcaaagcctgtgtggttctccataattacataatggctaaggagcgacccaacattgaactggatgaaccagttgcaaacccattgccagattaccagcatcacccgctgcggtcaactgttgaagttggccacatgcaggaccaatttgctgcctatcttGATTCTGAtactggacgtgtggcatggcaagacaatattgtgtaaaatgtcctgttgggtttgggtctgtaccagttatgttttaaatgtcactaatattttttgttaataaacttcgtgttttgatatcttgaccaagtctcctatgtatttcctaaaAAAACCACTtgtgttgttagtggtaaggtagttgacgtcattacgtcctgattctgttgtgcagtatctattggacgcagactgaagagacgatggaggtataatgCAAAGCAGATCTACACttatcaagtcaggtgtcatatataatgaattcatgatgcacaaataacagcctcatgaattcactatttctgacacatgttcaggtgagtatagatatgccttgtatgacctccatcgtcttttcagtttgtgtgaaatagattatgtacactgaagaaaaaatggaggttatacaaggcagttctctactcaccaggtcaggtgtcataaataatgagttcaaTACGCAGTTTTATGCTTCATGAACTCATTATttatgctttgtattaccgccattttctcttcagtctgcgacacagattaaccagactgaagagattatggagaaaatacaagttatatatttttttgccacctcatagtgtggctctataccaaacacacaaagctgcagtcttgtacttaataactactggagctatgagttggcaaaaaaatatAGTTTGCGGCGCAGTGTTTTATCAGGCGTACGTTGTGTGTTGCCGacggcgaaatacacaaataaccaaacattattgggggcaaaaaacattattatttattttttaacacaaaaaaaatttaactgcgcctgcttgggatagagtgacggaactggggggggTGTAGCTGTGAagcctggctaagtgtggatgacgcaggggtggcaggaggagcaattaaagtagtggggtctgggagttcaggaatggggcttgacacatgagagggctgagacacactggaagggtgaggcaACCTgaaattacagacacattgggaggtgagggggaggaatACGGATAGTCCActgctgtttattttttttcccctttttgggaTCCATGTGTAAGTCTGttgcggcctggtcatggtgggcgacctgtcagggtacggctgctgcattgtgctcgtagagcggacagccatgccagcgtcctgctgcatcgtggtggtggtggagcagaaggccatgcctgggtcctgctgcatcatggtggtggtggagcagaaggccatgccagggtcctgctgcatcatggtggtgggtaggccatgcctgggtcctgctgcatcatggtggtggtggagcgaaaggccatgccagggtcctgctgcatcgtggtgacggtggagcggaaggccatgcctgggtcctgctgctgcatggtggaggcagtggaggaggtccaagcaggagcagcagttgtcatggtggtggcggtgagctgtccaacagcactcagcatgttgatggtgctgtagtggtgtccggcagtgcttggaatggaggtggccatgcagtggtatgcagcagagctcggcattgaggtcaagcgtgacagtgttggcacaggtggatatgccgccactgtctgctgaaaataccaactctgctgcataacctgcacgtaagcagcattgcaggcctgcatgacactaagatggagatcaggagtaaggtgttctgacatgccctgttcaatttgattgaaaaaatgatgtgctggcctctggaggtccactttcacttggtcaaggcttttggtgacctcctggataagtgtattcatatggtttatggcactatccagtcggtcacccatcgccttgagtccatcatgaaagaccgagctcaagtgcaaaaactcgagcatgagtgacctgtccaaggccctctgccgctgccaggaagagccccaaaaaagaggcagaggactgggacaggggaacacctgatggaccagtttCCTGGTCTCCCATCTGTGTGACAGGCCCACTTGCAGCAGCACTGCTGGTaggctgggacaggtccgtggctgtttgatgaaagaccgctccagaaccagggtcaagagtgctgctccatgtgctgtgaaaaaagaagaaaaaaacacattaatacaaaacatttacaatagtaaagtgccaactcctgtggaatagaaaaatacagattaggcaatccaacacaacccattacaccacaaaaaatacttacgttctctgggcaaggacaggtctcaaaaatgcaaggatgcggtgatacttgtatttgcggatccttgctccagaactacTAGGAAcctggctctcttgacgaaggtccttgttgaagcaatccttcatcgaacgccaacg contains:
- the LOC143766987 gene encoding uncharacterized protein LOC143766987, with translation MIWRLWNEVAKAMWDGWDNAATQVRNAFLLKVKTRWRSMKDCFNKDLRQESQVPSSSGARIRKYKYHRILAFLRPVLAQRTTWSSTLDPGSGAVFHQTATDLSQPTSSAAASCDANVKLALPIMEGLSEAYYTLSTLRKCMPL